CTTTCAGAACCCCGATCGCATCGGGGAGTATCTCGGATGGGCGGCGCTTCCCGACCCAGGCGATGAGCTTGCTGATCCACCTGCTGATCTGAACGAACTGGAGGAACAGTTCGGTGATTCGTAGTCAACAGCCGCGGTCCCATCGTGGGGTTGTGTCTCGTCGATCAGTGCTCACTCCGCTCTCGCAACCGCTCCACCACCGCGACCGCTACCGCATGAAGATGTCCCCCGCCACCGGCTGGTCAATGGAGCGTGATCGATGAGCCGGGACAATGAGATCGCGACGTACGTCTCGGATGAGACTAAAGCCGAGCTCGACCGGCGCGCGGAGGTCGAAGGTATCTCTCGATCCCAGTATCTGAACGACCTCATTCATCGCGAGTTCCAGCGCGACGAACAGGAGCGTGCTGCCTCCGAGCTTCGGGCTGAACAGCGTATCCGCGCGCTCATGAACGAGGCTGCCGACGAGATTCGGCAAGCCTCCGAGGAGATGCGTGAGATGAACGCCAAAGCGGGGGCGTACGCCGCCGCCAACTTCGAACTTCTCAAGCGCGATCACACCGACGGGGTTCGGCGTGACGCCCTCGAAACCGGCTCGCGTCGGCTCCGTCAGGACCTCGACGATACACATGCCGATCTCGATGGTGTCGCTGAGAACGCCGATGCGGACCGAGAATCGTCCGGCAGTGATGACGACGAGAGCCTCGTCGACGAGCTCCGAGGTGAGGAGTGATGTACGCCGGAAAGGACTACCAGGAGCGGGACGCGAGCGCGCTCACGAGCTACATCGGTCGCGAACAGCTGTATAATGCCAGCGGCGAGGAGATGGACGGTGAGGAGATTCAGGCGTTCATCGACCGCTCCGAGGACTACGAATACGAAGAACAGTGGATTCTCTCGCCGGAGAACGGCGAGGATCTCTCCGACGAAGCGATGTCGCTGGCGGCTCGCAAAACGCTGAATCAGCACATCGAGGAGCGACCGACCGCGGAGTATTGCTACGCGATTCACCGTGATACGGATCATCCCCACGTCCAGGCTGCGGTGACTGGCGAGAAGGCCGACCTCTGGACCGACGAAGAGGACCTCCAGAACGTGCGTGAGAACGCTCGCGACCACTTCCAGAATCAAGAGCGCGAACACGGACTCGAAGAACAGCTGCTCGAAGAGAACGTGCTCGAACCGGATCACGAGAACGCGCACTCCCAATCACGGACACTCGCGGCGGCTGGATTACCGATAACGGTTGCTTCTCCGGCGTTGTCCGCAGTCACTGGGATACTGCTACCGTTGCAAGGGCGGACGCCCTACGGGTTCTGGACGGATCTCGGGATCACGATCGTCGCGTTCGTGATTCCGGGTATCATCGCGCTCTACCTGCTCTATCGGATCTATCGCGACACTCGAGATTACCTGACGAAGCGCTGGATGCGTGGTGTCGTCGCTGATGGTGATTACCCGCTTCCGATCGACGTCGAGGAAGTACAGCCCAAGCGACCGTGGTGGAAGCCGCGGATCATCGAGGCGATCTCGGTGTCCGGTGAGGGTGGAATGTTCGTGCTCGGTGAAAGCGGGAGCGGGAAAACCGAGACGATCAAGCTGCTCGTCCATCCGTGGGTCTCCTCGCCGACCGACTCCTACGTAGTGTTCGACTACAAGGGCGATTGGGAGAGCCATTTCGCGGATGACGACGTTATCAAACTCTCTATCAGCGATTCAACTCATCACTGGAACATCTTTCGCGAGGCCGAGCGTGAGAGCGATTTCGATGAGATCGCGGGCGCGCTGTTCCAGTCGGCCGATGACAGTGACGACTTCTTCCCGAAAGCTGCGCGGCAGCTGTTCGGGGCGGTGCTGAAGTACCTCTACCGGGAGTTCGACGAGGACGACGAGTTCCCGACGAACGCGGACCTCGTGTCGTTCTGTGAATCCACGACACCGACGGAGCTCTACGATGCACTGACGGAGTATCCCGATCTCGTGGCGGCGGCGTCGGCGCTCGATCCCGAAGCAGAGGGGCAGGCCAGTGGCGTGTTCGCGACGTTCCAGCAGCAGGTACAGGAGGTATTTAGTGGTGATTTCGCCAAGGCGGGGAACTTCTCGGTGCGGGACTACATTCAGGACCCACAGGGACGCAAGCTGCTGCTGCGGTACGATCCACGGCGGGGACAGAGTACGAAGCCGGCGTTTTCGTTCTTCATGGAGTGGGCGATTCGGTACTCGTTGGATAGCGATCTATCGGGCGAGAGCTACTTCCTCCTGGACGAGTTCGCGCGGGTTCCCGCG
The sequence above is a segment of the Halococcus agarilyticus genome. Coding sequences within it:
- a CDS encoding type IV secretory system conjugative DNA transfer family protein — its product is MYAGKDYQERDASALTSYIGREQLYNASGEEMDGEEIQAFIDRSEDYEYEEQWILSPENGEDLSDEAMSLAARKTLNQHIEERPTAEYCYAIHRDTDHPHVQAAVTGEKADLWTDEEDLQNVRENARDHFQNQEREHGLEEQLLEENVLEPDHENAHSQSRTLAAAGLPITVASPALSAVTGILLPLQGRTPYGFWTDLGITIVAFVIPGIIALYLLYRIYRDTRDYLTKRWMRGVVADGDYPLPIDVEEVQPKRPWWKPRIIEAISVSGEGGMFVLGESGSGKTETIKLLVHPWVSSPTDSYVVFDYKGDWESHFADDDVIKLSISDSTHHWNIFREAERESDFDEIAGALFQSADDSDDFFPKAARQLFGAVLKYLYREFDEDDEFPTNADLVSFCESTTPTELYDALTEYPDLVAAASALDPEAEGQASGVFATFQQQVQEVFSGDFAKAGNFSVRDYIQDPQGRKLLLRYDPRRGQSTKPAFSFFMEWAIRYSLDSDLSGESYFLLDEFARVPAVGNMEELVNVGRGMGARAILGIQSYKQVTDTYNRDRGDALLDGLTRGVIKRVNANTVQHAQGLIAEQWHIREISQYDNDGVEVAVDRERELKQAFSDDQLTSLAVDDSIVIQNDGWVHGRLPLLDEEREAMDYAAGRTEEREPDQEEPPNQREPEPGTEAPDREELPADD